In a single window of the Bactrocera dorsalis isolate Fly_Bdor chromosome 2, ASM2337382v1, whole genome shotgun sequence genome:
- the LOC105226384 gene encoding 39S ribosomal protein L55, mitochondrial: MLLKHLITKGQQQIRCISSASAAVTRLHRSIYCRMYPTVIVQPDGSTINIRYHEPRKIIKLPLDLSTLSEAERKARLEARKPRKKVKIMEEVEDTFNAKKYMKYIKKKQ, from the exons CATTTAATAACTAAAGGTCAGCAACAGATACGTTGTATTTCTTCTGCGTCAGCGGCTGTAACGCGTCTACATCGCTCTATATATTGCCGCATGTATCCTACGGTCATTGTGCAGCCTGATGGTTCCACAATTAACATACGCTACCACGAGCCAAGGAAAATAATCAAG TTGCCATTAGACCTTAGTACTTTAAGTGAAGCTGAGCGGAAAGCACGGTTAGAAGCACGTAAACCACGAAAGAAGGTCAAGATTATGGAGGAAGTTGAGGATACATTCAATGCaaagaaatatatgaaatatattaagAAGAAACAATAG